Proteins encoded within one genomic window of Hevea brasiliensis isolate MT/VB/25A 57/8 chromosome 8, ASM3005281v1, whole genome shotgun sequence:
- the LOC110662383 gene encoding protein RETICULATA-RELATED 1, chloroplastic, producing the protein MSHFVFHTAQIPTNTTSAAKTLPLKPSLPPLPQLCPRKQLPAAQRVNCKLRRNLVIRCLSPSLIDGGDSVAALERCFLAPDAAPVDLGSASSSRGEFGPVMKGKYGAFGAVTLEKGKLDLSQKESKVSPEVALGGGGGDIGKKINHGGGDGGDDDGDDDNYFDDFDDGDEGDEGGLFRRRKFLEELFDRKFVDAVLNEWQKTMMDLPAGFRQAYEMGLVSSAQMVKLLAINARPTTTRMISRALPQAFSRAFIGRMLADPAFLYRLLLEQAATIGCSVWWEVKNRKDRIKQEWDLALVNVLTATACNAIVVWTLAPCRSYGNTFRFDLQNTLQKLPNNIFEKSYPLREFYLQKRVHSFFYKAAELCVVGLSAGAIQGQLSNFLASKKKDRLSVTVPPMSNYARGYGAFLGLYANLRYQLLCGFDRAVVNHFDVIGVALFFNTALRILNVQVGETSRLAWIGADADPLVQLDNLLKAYNRPSEDVATTSSSKWFISKKTLVSGLGLLGIKQGNVDSVDVEASSAPKARRKRVVRKKVSASSA; encoded by the exons ATGTCTCACTTCGTGTTCCACACAGCTCAAATACCCACTAATACTACAAGCGCCGCCAAGACCTTGCCGTTAAAGCCTAGTCTTCCTCCGCTTCCTCAATTGTGCCCCCGGAAGCAGCTGCCGGCTGCCCAGCGGGTGAACTGTAAGCTACGGAGGAATCTTGTCATTAGGTGCTTGTCTCCTTCTTTAATCGACGGTGGCGATTCCGTTGCAGCTTTGGAGCGGTGCTTTCTGGCGCCGGATGCTGCACCGGTGGATTTAGGCTCGGCGTCGAGTTCGAGGGGGGAGTTTGGACCGGTTATGAAGGGGAAATATGGTGCGTTTGGTGCGGTTACTTTGGAGAAAGGGAAACTCGATTTGTCGCAGAAGGAGTCGAAAGTTAGCCCTGAG GTTGCACTTGGGGGAGGTGGTGGAGATATTGGGAAGAAAATCAATCATGGTGGTGGTGATGGaggtgatgatgatggtgatgatgACAATTATTTTGATGACTTTGATGATGGTGATGAGGGAGATGAGGGTGGACTATTCAGGAGAAGGAAATTTCTTGAAGAG CTTTTTGATCGAAAATTTGTAGATGCTGTTTTGAATGAATGGCAGAAAACAATGATGGATTTGCCTGCTGGATTCCGACAAGCTTATGAGATG GGTTTGGTGAGCTCAGCTCAAATGGTGAAATTACTAGCAATAAATGCCAGACCAACCACTACTAGGATGATCTCCAGAGCACTTCCTCAAGCATTTTCTAGGGCATTTATTGGAAG GATGCTAGCAGATCCTGCCTTTTTATATAGGCTTCTTTTAGAGCAGGCTGCTACAATTGGTTGCTCTGTTTGGTGGGAGGTGAAAAATCGCAAGGATAG GATAAAACAGGAATGGGATCTGGCACTTGTAAATGTGCTCACAGCAACAGCTTGCAATGCCATTGTTGTTTGGACACTTGCTCCTTGCCGCTCGTATGGAAACACATTCCGGTTTGATTTGCAAAATACATTACAGAAGCTTCCAAACAATATATTTGAAAAGAGTTATCCACTTAGAGAGTTTTACTTGCAAAAGAGAGTCCACTCATTCTTCTATAAGGCTGCTGAGCTATGTGTGGTTGGATTAAGTGCAGGGGCAATTCAAGGTCAATTGTCAAATTTTTTGGCCAGTAAAAAGAAAGATAG ATTGTCTGTGACAGTTCCACCTATGAGTAACTATGCACGTGGCTATGGTGCTTTCCTTGGACTATATGCAAACTTGAGATACCAGCTATTATGTGGATTTGATAGAGCAGTGGTCAACCATTTTGATGTTATTGGAGTGGCACTATTTTTCAACACAGCTTtaag GATTTTGAATGTGCAAGTTGGAGAGACGTCAAGGCTGGCCTGGATTGGCGCAGACGCTGATCCTCTGGTTCAGTTGGATAACCTTTTGAAGGCTTACAACAGACCTTCTGAGGATGTCGCTACAACATCATCTTCAAAATGGTTTATATCGAAGAAAACCCTTGTTTCTGGGCTAGGGCTTCTTGGCATCAAACAAGGGAATGTCGATTCTGTTGATGTAGAAGCATCATCAGCTCCAAAGGCCCGGAGAAAAAGGGTTGTCCGGAAGAAGGTGTCTGCAAGTTCAGCATAA
- the LOC110662395 gene encoding probable E3 ubiquitin-protein ligase RHC1A, whose protein sequence is MGLTQSETSLLSISFFLNTQKPCKLKPYSPFLPLTMSMGPHTVNGIRRTRTFHYFWCQTCRRTLRFTSINPHENFCPYCFDVLNHELDISRPRHVHDLTEPYQGSRLLDSLALMLHPSIRRRYPEFNRRIRWESEGANAPWITLQFLDPPLSQRLPMTAPPHTVVPGDFEVGRNDNFDDAAAVFAQDMADIDRPGPPPAPDSAIEILPIVMITQEHLIKDTHCPVCKDEFEVGAEVRELPCKHLYHSDCIIPWLNMHNSCPVCRSAVHDGFEDHLQQENGQSFGLEDVVNSMNWLRNQFLSLWPVRAFSDWTQRYLDFLDDRVSSSRGASSRWRSLFFL, encoded by the exons ATGGGACTAACCCAATCGGAAACGAGTTTG CTCTCCATTTCCTTCTTCCTCAACACACAAAAACCCTGCAAACTAAAACCCTATTCTCCATTTCTACCTCTAACCATGTCCATGGGTCCCCATACAGTTAATGGCATCCGAAGAACGAGAACTTTTCATTACTTCTGGTGCCAAACTTGCAGACGAACCTTAAGGTTCACCTCAATAAACCCACATGAAAACTTCTGTCCTTATTGCTTTGATGTGCTGAATCATGAGCTTGACATATCAAGGCCTAGGCATGTCCATGACCTGACCGAACCCTATCAGGGTTCTCGGTTGTTGGACTCGTTAGCACTAATGCTTCATCCTTCAATAAGGCGGAGATATCCTGAATTTAATAGAAGAATTCGTTGGGAATCTGAAGGTGCCAATGCACCTTGGATTACCCTTCAGTTTCTTGATCCTCCTCTCTCACAAAGACTACCCATGACTGCACCACCACATACGGTGGTTCCCGGCGATTTTGAGGTTGGAAGAAATGATAATTTTGATGATGCAGCTGCCGTGTTTGCTCAGGATATGGCTGATATTGACAGACCAGGGCCGCCTCCTGCGCCAGATTcagctattgagatactgccaatAGTGATGATAACACAGGAGCATTTGATAAAGGACACGCATTGTCCTGTGTGTAAGGATGAATTTGAGGTTGGTGCGGAGGTGAGGGAGCTTCCCTGCAAGCATTTATACCATTCTGATTGCATTATTCCATGGTTGAACATGCACAATTCCTGCCCAGTTTGCCGGAGCGCTGTGCATGATGGTTTTGAGGATCATCTCCAGCAAGAAAATGGTCAGTCTTTTGGCCTTGAAGACGTAGTAAATAGCATGAATTGGCTGAGGAATCAGTTCCTTTCTCTATGGCCTGTACGTGCATTTTCAGATTGGACCCAGAGATATCTTGATTTCTTGGATGACAGGGTTTCATCTTCTAGGGGAG CTAGTTCCCGGTGGCGTTCTTTGTTTTTTTTATGA